One stretch of Shewanella sp. Arc9-LZ DNA includes these proteins:
- a CDS encoding ZIP family metal transporter, with translation MSLLLTVLATTLLAGLAMPLGALIAHFENVSSEWLEQEFRHSVMAFGGGALLSAVALVLVPEGIASLKPLPACMWLMAGGLSFMALDIYLNKIDTPASQLAAMLADFIPESIALGAAFATGSNNAFILAALIALQNVPEGFSAYRELNASSAYKPQKIIIMFCLMAMLGPIAAMCGYLWLSESPEIIAAVMLFASGGILYSIFQDLAPQVKLEKRWAPPMGAVFGFGLGMLGLMLTTS, from the coding sequence ATGTCTTTGCTGCTAACTGTTTTAGCAACCACACTGCTTGCTGGTTTGGCTATGCCATTAGGCGCTTTAATTGCCCATTTTGAGAACGTGAGCAGTGAGTGGCTCGAACAGGAATTTAGGCACAGTGTCATGGCTTTTGGCGGCGGTGCTTTATTGTCAGCGGTTGCTTTGGTTTTGGTGCCAGAGGGAATAGCGAGTCTTAAGCCATTACCTGCTTGTATGTGGCTTATGGCTGGTGGACTGAGTTTTATGGCCCTTGATATTTACCTTAACAAAATAGATACCCCAGCCTCTCAACTAGCAGCCATGCTGGCAGATTTTATTCCAGAATCAATCGCTCTGGGTGCTGCATTTGCGACAGGAAGTAACAACGCGTTCATATTGGCAGCGTTAATCGCGTTACAAAATGTGCCAGAAGGATTTAGTGCCTACCGTGAATTAAATGCATCTTCTGCGTATAAACCCCAAAAAATAATCATCATGTTTTGTTTAATGGCAATGCTGGGTCCCATAGCTGCAATGTGTGGTTATTTGTGGTTATCAGAGTCACCAGAAATTATTGCGGCAGTGATGCTTTTCGCATCTGGCGGTATTCTCTACTCCATATTCCAAGATTTGGCTCCTCAGGTAAAACTTGAAAAACGTTGGGCACCGCCAATGGGAGCTGTATTTGGTTTTGGTCTTGGTATGTTGGGATTAATGTTAACCACGTCATGA
- a CDS encoding DUF2306 domain-containing protein, whose product MDYINLSYLHLVTVVPAFFIGTYLLIVRKGTPKHKALGKIYMVLMLFTAIVSLFMPAQLGSRFLNHFGYIHLLSLLTLYAVPAGYFYIKKGNVRGHKRSMNILYCGGLIVAGTFAFMPGRLLNDWIFS is encoded by the coding sequence ATGGATTACATCAATTTATCTTATCTGCATTTAGTCACTGTAGTGCCGGCATTTTTCATTGGCACTTATTTACTTATTGTTAGAAAAGGTACGCCTAAACACAAAGCATTAGGCAAAATTTATATGGTGTTGATGTTGTTCACTGCCATCGTGTCACTGTTTATGCCTGCTCAACTCGGAAGTCGCTTTTTGAATCACTTTGGCTATATTCATTTGTTAAGTCTTCTAACGCTTTACGCTGTTCCTGCTGGCTATTTTTATATTAAAAAAGGCAATGTTCGGGGACACAAACGAAGCATGAATATATTGTATTGTGGTGGTCTCATTGTCGCGGGCACCTTTGCTTTTATGCCTGGTAGATTATTGAATGATTGGATTTTTAGCTAA
- a CDS encoding GNAT family N-acetyltransferase, protein MKYQFGSGTVSNILAVLAQIPEFEKAMSVDLIENRLAGKNYLILVAELDNKPVGFKVGYTLSDGQFYSWLGGVVPEHRNMKVASQLRLIQESWAIDNGFKSISVKSMNQFPAMLQMLIASGYQICGYEDNGSITDSKIEFIKFLQTP, encoded by the coding sequence ATGAAATACCAGTTTGGCTCAGGCACGGTATCAAATATTTTGGCGGTATTAGCGCAAATTCCAGAGTTTGAAAAAGCAATGTCTGTGGACCTTATCGAAAACCGATTAGCAGGCAAAAACTATCTGATTTTAGTGGCAGAATTAGATAACAAGCCAGTGGGGTTTAAAGTGGGCTATACGTTATCTGATGGTCAGTTTTACAGCTGGTTAGGCGGTGTAGTTCCTGAGCATCGCAACATGAAAGTTGCTTCTCAGCTGCGACTTATTCAAGAGTCTTGGGCGATTGATAATGGCTTTAAATCTATTAGTGTTAAATCGATGAATCAATTTCCTGCCATGTTACAGATGCTTATAGCGAGTGGTTATCAAATCTGCGGTTATGAGGATAATGGGTCAATAACCGACAGTAAGATAGAATTTATTAAATTTTTACAAACACCGTAA
- a CDS encoding DMT family transporter, protein MQINRVLLTAVGSVLLAMVTIQSGASLAKQLFPLVGPEGTTALRLGFAAAVLWLVFRPWRALPQGRDWRSIIIYGLCLGGMNILFYLAIERIPLGIAVALEFTGPLAVALFSSKRKSDLFWVACAIAGILLLMPDLSSTQGLDLVGALMALGAGACWAGYILFGTRTGKQASGGITVALGMTVAAIVLVPVGVVSQGLALISWEVLPLGLLVGVLSSALPYSLEMIALRNMPTQAFSVLMSLEPAIAALAGFVILSEQLTVLQWSAIGLVIIASVGSSFTPKKAIEMGV, encoded by the coding sequence ATGCAAATCAATCGTGTACTTCTGACCGCAGTTGGTAGTGTTTTACTGGCTATGGTGACCATTCAATCCGGCGCTTCTTTAGCAAAGCAACTTTTTCCCTTGGTTGGGCCTGAAGGTACTACTGCATTACGTTTAGGTTTTGCGGCTGCCGTACTTTGGTTGGTGTTTCGTCCATGGAGAGCATTACCCCAAGGCCGTGATTGGCGGAGTATTATTATTTATGGCCTGTGTTTAGGCGGGATGAATATCCTGTTTTACTTAGCCATTGAACGGATCCCGCTTGGGATTGCGGTTGCGCTTGAGTTTACCGGCCCTTTGGCAGTGGCTTTATTTAGCTCTAAGCGAAAAAGTGATTTGTTTTGGGTTGCTTGCGCCATAGCAGGGATTTTACTGTTGATGCCAGATTTATCTAGTACGCAAGGACTTGATCTTGTTGGTGCATTAATGGCATTAGGTGCAGGCGCATGTTGGGCTGGTTATATCTTATTTGGTACTCGTACAGGCAAGCAAGCATCTGGCGGTATTACTGTGGCACTAGGTATGACCGTAGCTGCCATCGTGCTTGTGCCTGTTGGCGTTGTAAGCCAAGGCTTAGCGTTAATTAGCTGGGAAGTCTTGCCGCTTGGTTTATTGGTAGGGGTGTTATCTAGCGCCTTACCTTATTCTTTGGAAATGATCGCTCTTAGAAATATGCCAACACAGGCCTTTAGCGTGCTAATGAGTTTAGAACCTGCCATTGCCGCATTAGCAGGTTTTGTTATTTTAAGTGAGCAATTAACCGTGCTTCAGTGGTCTGCCATTGGTTTAGTGATTATCGCTTCGGTAGGGAGTAGTTTTACCCCTAAAAAAGCCATTGAAATGGGCGTGTAA